A genomic stretch from Trifolium pratense cultivar HEN17-A07 unplaced genomic scaffold, ARS_RC_1.1 scaffold_62, whole genome shotgun sequence includes:
- the LOC123901274 gene encoding endoglucanase 11-like, with protein MENETQQHQKHHHRVSKTPRFVYHCHIFLIILFTLFSITQAFDYADALSKSLLYFEAQRSGRLPYNQRVNWRHHSGLTDGLEQGVDLVGGYYDAGDHVKFGLPMAFTVTMLSWSAIEFREQIVEAGEFVHVMEAIKWGTDYFIKAHTSPNVLWAEVGDGDTDHYCWQRPEDMTTSRQAFKIDEKNPGSDLAGETAAAMAAASIVFRKTNPHYSQLLLHHAHQLFEFGDKYRGKYDGSVGVVKSYYASVSGYMDELLWGAMWLYKATDKEEYFEYIISKAHTFGGIGWSISEFSWDVKYAGLQVLASKFFMDEKHKKHADILQQYKSKAEYYICSCLNKNNGTNNVERTPAGLLYVRQWNNMQYVSTASFLLTIYSEFLKSKNQKLNCHDGIVGHEEILSFAKSQVDYILGQNPLNMSYLVGYGPKYPKRVHHRGASIVSYRENKGFIGCTQGYDNWYGVQEPNPNILVGALVGGPDNLDNFEDQRNNYVQTEACTYNTAPLVGVFAKFLQIGNRSLAYDSDSLLVSSF; from the exons ATGGAGAATGAAACACAACAACATCAGAAACATCATCATAGAGTTTCTAAAACTCCCAGATTTGTATATCATTGTCACATTTTTCTCATCATTTTGTTCACCCTTTTTTCCATAACTCAAGCTTTTGATTATGCTGATGCACTTTCAAAAAGTCTCCTTTACTTTGAAGCACAACGCTCCGGGAGGTTACCATATAACCAACGTGTTAATTGGCGTCACCATTCCGGTCTAACAGATGGTTTAGAACAAGGG GTGGATTTGGTTGGAGGGTACTATGATGCAGGTGATCATGTGAAATTTGGTTTACCAATGGCATTTACTGTCACAATGTTGTCATGGAGTGCTATTGAATTTAGGGAACAAATTGTAGAAGCTGGTGAATTTGTACATGTTATGGAAGCAATTAAATGGGGAACTGATTATTTCATCAAAGCTCACACTAGTCCAAATGTGTTGTGGGCAGAG GTGGGTGATGGAGACACAGACCATTATTGTTGGCAACGTCCAGAGGACATGACAACTTCAAGACAAGCATTTAAGATAGATGAGAAGAATCCAGGATCAGATCTGGCTGGAGAGACAGCTGCAGCTATGGCAGCTGCTTCCATTGTGTTTAGGAAAACTAATCCACATTACTCTCAACTACTTTTGCACCATGCTCATCAG CTATTTGAGTTTGGAGACAAGTACAGAGGAAAATATGATGGAAGTGTTGGAGTAGTGAAAAGCTATTATGCGTCGGTGAGTGGTTACATGGATGAGTTATTGTGGGGAGCTATGTGGTTATACAAAGCCACCGACAAAGAAGAATATTTTGAGTACATTATTTCTAAGGCTCATACATTTGGTGGCATTGGTTGGTCCATTTCAGAATTCAGCTGGGATGTTAAATATGCTGGTCTACAAGTTTTAGCATCAAAG TTTTTTATGGATGAAAAACACAAGAAACATGCTGATATACTACAACAGTACAAATCAAAAGCAGAATACTACATATGTTCATGTCTCAACAAAAACAATGGAACAAACAATGTGGAAAGAACACCAGCTGGATTACTCTATGTAAGACAATGGAACAACATGCAATATGTTTCAACAGCATCATTTCTACTCacaatttactctgaatttctCAAAAGCAAAAATCAAAAGCTCAATTGCCATGATGGAATTGTAGGCCATGAAGAAATTTTAAGTTTTGCTAAGTCACAAGTTGATTACATTTTGGGCCAAAACCCACTTAACATGAGTTACTTAGTGGGCTATGGGCCCAAGTACCCTAAAAGGGTGCATCATAGAGGTGCATCCATTGTATCATACAGAGAGAATAAAGGGTTTATAGGGTGCACACAAGGATATGATAATTGGTATGGTGTTCAAGAACCAAATCCTAATATTTTGGTTGGAGCTTTGGTTGGAGGACCTGATAATCTAGACAATTTTGAAGATCAAAGGAACAATTATGTGCAAACTGAGGCTTGCACTTATAATACTGCCCCATTAGTTGGAGTTTTTGCAAAATTCTTGCAAATAGGGAATAGAAGTTTGGCTTATGATTCTGATTCACTTTTAGTTTCTTCCTTTTAA